In a genomic window of Bradyrhizobium ontarionense:
- a CDS encoding acyl-CoA dehydrogenase, producing MTYRAPLNDMLLALNHGAGLKAAVEAGHYGDFDPDITTAVLEEAGKFAADVLAPLNQVGDRNGVKLADRQVTTAPGWPDAYKRWTEAGWNAVSGSEAHGGQGLPLAINAACTEVWSAANVAFGLCPLLTLSAIEALDAHGSDALKDIYLAKLISGEWTGTMQLTEPQAGSDVGALRTRAERAADGSYRITGAKIFITYGDHDMTDNIVHFVLARLPDAPAGTKGISLFLIPKFLVNEDGSLGARNDIYATGIEHKLGMHASPTCTMTMGDEGGAIGYLIGEENAGMRCMFTMMNQARLGVGLEGVGVADRAYQQALSYAQERKQGRAIGSKGTGSDAIIAHPDVKRMLMQMRVLTAAARTICYATAVALDVAVRAKDAGVRAEAAARGALLTPIAKAFSTDIGNEVAYLGVQIHGGMGFIEETGAAQHYRDARITAIYEGTNGIQAIDLVTRKLGANGGASVFKLLDELTDIVRRVETSNDPAFVTTGAKLRDALGALDRSSRWLLEKLATAPNDALAGATPYLRLFGSALGGCMLANEALAARSENETEGARHVALARFFAETFAVQAPSLEKTVTDGADAVLAAEAVLVA from the coding sequence ATGACCTATCGCGCCCCGCTCAACGACATGCTGCTCGCCCTCAACCATGGCGCCGGGCTGAAGGCGGCGGTCGAGGCCGGCCATTACGGCGATTTCGACCCCGACATCACCACCGCCGTGCTCGAGGAGGCCGGCAAGTTCGCCGCCGACGTGCTGGCGCCGCTCAACCAGGTCGGCGACAGGAACGGCGTCAAGCTCGCCGACAGACAAGTGACGACCGCGCCGGGCTGGCCGGATGCCTACAAGCGCTGGACCGAGGCCGGCTGGAACGCGGTGTCCGGTTCCGAGGCGCATGGCGGCCAGGGCCTGCCGCTCGCCATCAACGCCGCCTGCACCGAAGTGTGGAGCGCGGCCAACGTCGCCTTCGGCCTGTGCCCGCTGCTGACGCTGTCCGCGATCGAGGCGCTCGACGCCCACGGCAGCGACGCGCTGAAGGACATCTATCTCGCCAAGCTGATCTCCGGCGAATGGACCGGCACCATGCAGCTGACCGAGCCGCAGGCCGGCTCCGACGTCGGCGCCTTGCGCACCCGCGCCGAGCGCGCCGCCGACGGCAGCTATCGCATCACCGGCGCCAAGATCTTCATCACCTATGGCGACCACGACATGACCGACAACATCGTGCATTTCGTGCTCGCGCGGCTGCCGGATGCGCCCGCCGGCACCAAGGGAATATCGCTGTTTCTCATTCCCAAGTTCCTCGTCAACGAAGACGGCTCGCTGGGCGCCCGCAACGACATTTACGCCACCGGCATCGAGCACAAGCTCGGCATGCACGCCTCGCCGACCTGCACCATGACCATGGGCGACGAGGGCGGCGCCATCGGCTATCTGATCGGCGAAGAGAATGCCGGCATGCGCTGCATGTTCACGATGATGAACCAGGCGCGGCTCGGCGTCGGCCTCGAAGGCGTCGGCGTCGCTGATCGCGCCTATCAGCAGGCGCTTAGCTACGCGCAGGAGCGCAAGCAGGGCCGCGCGATCGGCAGCAAGGGCACCGGCTCGGACGCGATCATCGCCCATCCCGACGTCAAGCGCATGCTGATGCAGATGCGCGTCCTGACCGCCGCCGCGCGCACGATCTGCTACGCGACCGCCGTGGCGCTCGACGTCGCGGTGCGCGCCAAGGATGCAGGCGTGCGCGCCGAGGCCGCGGCGCGCGGCGCGCTGCTGACGCCGATCGCGAAGGCGTTCTCCACCGACATCGGCAACGAGGTCGCCTATCTCGGCGTCCAGATCCATGGCGGCATGGGCTTCATCGAGGAGACCGGCGCCGCGCAGCATTATCGCGACGCCCGCATCACCGCGATCTACGAGGGCACCAACGGCATCCAGGCAATCGACCTCGTCACCCGCAAGCTCGGCGCCAATGGCGGCGCCTCGGTGTTCAAGCTGCTCGACGAGCTCACCGACATCGTCCGCCGCGTCGAGACCTCGAACGATCCGGCGTTCGTCACCACCGGCGCCAAGCTGCGCGACGCGCTGGGTGCGCTCGACCGTTCCAGCCGCTGGCTGCTGGAAAAGCTGGCGACAGCGCCGAACGACGCGCTCGCCGGCGCCACGCCCTATCTGCGCCTGTTCGGCTCGGCGCTCGGCGGCTGCATGCTGGCCAACGAGGCGCTGGCGGCGCGCAGCGAGAACGAGACCGAGGGCGCCCGTCACGTCGCGCTGGCGCGCTTCTTCGCCGAGACGTTTGCGGTACAGGCGCCGTCCCTGGAAAAGACCGTCACCGACGGCGCCGACGCCGTGCTCGCCGCGGAGGCCGTGCTGGTGGCGTGA
- a CDS encoding HdeA/HdeB family chaperone, with amino-acid sequence MKSVVATLFAAALMLSSAPASAVVLDLSTMSCKQFVESGDDGIKMVLIWLDGWYKGDQDEAIFDTEVFVENAKKFGKYCAEHPTVSIVTAAEKILGN; translated from the coding sequence ATGAAATCTGTCGTTGCGACGCTGTTTGCCGCTGCCTTGATGCTGTCGTCCGCGCCGGCGTCGGCCGTCGTTCTCGATCTCTCGACCATGAGCTGCAAGCAGTTCGTCGAAAGCGGCGATGACGGCATCAAGATGGTGCTGATCTGGCTCGACGGCTGGTACAAGGGCGACCAGGATGAGGCCATCTTCGACACCGAGGTGTTCGTCGAGAATGCCAAGAAGTTCGGCAAGTACTGCGCCGAGCATCCGACGGTCAGCATCGTCACCGCCGCGGAAAAGATCCTCGGCAATTAG
- a CDS encoding BBE domain-containing protein, which translates to MEAHGLLKRRTTAGGSIASLLASTGRPAAQARSEFVAVAGAAAGTDLLVLEPNSPQFVGLTQGFNRRWLAPNCAVIFVPLTEQGAQIALAKAVGFGPGHVRVRGGGHCYEDFVFSEQTLALIDVSLLDEIGFDAQQGVYYAQSGGTNWDLYRRLYWHFGLTLPAGSCYSVGLGGHICGGGYGLMSREFGLTVDWLSGVHVVTVDRNRNTVFKRVNRQSAPGPDQDLFWAHTGGGGGNFGLITRYEFATLPKAPQRAEIYTMSWSWADTIVPQGGAAYLKQIIASFEVLTRTMPPSAFALLKLAHEAAGAVSLVVQYAYDGAPGSSTILPLLEATLNQFGIYAAATPHRGTLIGHPVYLANAIPYQDLTWFEAVQTLNGSGPNQKGKYKSAYMRKDFPDDQIATIYRYLRHYPTEAGGEPIDMSQSLLQVDSYGGKINTVAPHATAVWQRSSLFKLQYQTYWQDVESGPSPNGEAHIRWIGDFYRDMYAASGGVPDPAKDPSNNVDGCYINYPDTDLNQYGGREGALRLYYGGNLPRLTQAKTEWDPLDYFQNNQSIVAA; encoded by the coding sequence ATGGAAGCCCACGGACTATTGAAGCGGCGGACAACCGCCGGCGGATCGATCGCCAGCCTGCTTGCATCGACCGGCCGGCCGGCCGCGCAGGCAAGGTCCGAATTCGTGGCCGTCGCAGGGGCTGCCGCCGGGACCGACCTGCTGGTGCTCGAGCCGAACAGTCCGCAATTCGTCGGGCTCACCCAGGGTTTCAATCGGCGCTGGCTGGCGCCGAACTGCGCGGTGATCTTCGTCCCGCTGACCGAGCAAGGCGCACAGATCGCGCTCGCCAAGGCGGTCGGCTTCGGTCCCGGCCATGTCCGGGTGCGCGGCGGCGGCCACTGCTACGAGGATTTCGTTTTCAGCGAGCAGACGCTGGCCCTCATCGACGTCAGCCTGCTCGACGAGATCGGCTTCGACGCGCAACAGGGGGTCTACTATGCCCAGAGCGGCGGCACCAATTGGGACCTCTACCGGAGGCTCTATTGGCACTTCGGCCTCACTCTGCCGGCCGGGTCCTGCTACTCCGTCGGCCTCGGCGGACACATCTGCGGCGGCGGTTATGGCCTGATGTCGCGGGAATTCGGCTTGACCGTCGACTGGCTGAGCGGCGTTCACGTCGTGACGGTCGACCGCAACCGCAACACCGTGTTCAAGCGCGTCAACCGGCAAAGCGCGCCGGGTCCGGACCAGGATCTGTTCTGGGCGCATACGGGCGGCGGCGGCGGCAATTTCGGCCTGATCACGCGTTATGAGTTCGCCACGCTTCCGAAGGCGCCGCAGCGCGCGGAAATCTACACCATGAGCTGGAGCTGGGCTGATACCATCGTGCCGCAAGGCGGCGCGGCCTATCTCAAGCAGATCATCGCCAGCTTCGAGGTGTTGACGCGGACTATGCCGCCGTCGGCGTTCGCGCTGCTGAAACTCGCGCACGAGGCGGCCGGCGCCGTCTCGCTGGTCGTCCAATACGCCTATGACGGCGCGCCGGGATCGTCGACGATCCTGCCGCTGCTCGAAGCCACGCTGAACCAGTTCGGCATCTACGCCGCCGCGACCCCGCATCGCGGCACGCTCATCGGTCATCCCGTCTATCTCGCGAACGCCATCCCGTATCAGGACCTGACCTGGTTCGAGGCGGTCCAGACCCTCAACGGGTCCGGCCCGAACCAGAAGGGCAAGTACAAGTCGGCCTATATGCGCAAGGATTTTCCCGATGATCAGATCGCCACCATCTATCGCTACCTGAGGCACTACCCCACGGAAGCCGGCGGCGAACCGATCGACATGTCGCAATCGCTGCTGCAGGTCGACAGCTACGGCGGCAAGATCAACACCGTCGCCCCGCATGCCACCGCCGTGTGGCAGCGAAGCTCGCTGTTCAAGCTGCAGTACCAGACCTATTGGCAGGACGTGGAGAGTGGCCCAAGCCCGAACGGCGAAGCGCACATCCGCTGGATCGGCGACTTCTACCGCGACATGTACGCCGCCTCTGGCGGCGTCCCCGACCCCGCGAAGGACCCTTCGAACAATGTCGACGGTTGCTACATCAACTATCCCGACACCGACCTCAACCAGTACGGCGGTCGCGAGGGCGCGCTCAGACTCTACTACGGCGGCAACCTGCCACGTCTGACCCAGGCCAAGACGGAGTGGGATCCGCTCGACTATTTCCAGAACAACCAATCGATCGTCGCGGCGTAA
- a CDS encoding DUF892 family protein, which yields MYHHVKKLMFTVRVDEPDPRFGNMLLEQFGGANGELAAAMQYSIQGLNCEDPDRKDLLMDIGTEELSHLEVVGTLARLHLKPSKFDREAAEADPLIAIAGGGGVNLFNSQGNAWTADYLKITGELDVDLRSNIAAEARAKIVYERLINFTDDAGTRDALQFLMTREITHMKAFALALESMGKPAFSIGRLAPTPGLVDQFFNDSTGSGDHGEIDTRGPWNEGGDWVFTESPAIQAGEPGAASSIVTESSPPADESGLSDLLMDELRDILHAEKQLTKALPKMAEAARFDQLCELFEQHLIETEAQIERINECFELLGKTPRAKPCKGMMGLIEEGQEIMTQSEDKEDAAADLALIGAAQRVEHYEMSGYTTARNLAQQLRHSAVVALLSKSLAEEENADQLLNQVARSLMSVAKMPAAIEQG from the coding sequence ATGTATCACCACGTCAAGAAGCTGATGTTCACCGTTCGCGTCGACGAGCCCGATCCGCGCTTCGGCAACATGCTGCTCGAGCAGTTCGGGGGCGCCAATGGCGAGCTCGCCGCCGCCATGCAGTACTCGATCCAGGGCCTCAACTGCGAGGATCCAGATCGCAAGGATCTGCTGATGGACATCGGCACCGAGGAGCTGAGCCATCTCGAAGTCGTCGGCACGCTGGCGCGCCTGCATCTGAAGCCGTCGAAGTTCGATCGCGAGGCCGCCGAGGCCGATCCCTTGATCGCGATTGCCGGTGGTGGCGGCGTGAACCTGTTCAACTCGCAGGGCAATGCCTGGACCGCCGACTATCTGAAGATCACCGGCGAGCTCGACGTCGACCTGCGCAGCAACATCGCCGCCGAAGCGCGCGCCAAGATCGTCTATGAGCGGCTGATTAATTTCACCGACGATGCCGGCACCAGGGACGCGCTGCAGTTCCTGATGACGCGCGAGATCACGCACATGAAGGCGTTTGCGCTGGCGCTGGAGAGCATGGGCAAGCCGGCCTTCAGCATCGGCCGCCTCGCGCCGACGCCCGGGCTGGTCGATCAGTTCTTCAATGATTCCACCGGCTCAGGCGATCATGGTGAAATCGACACCCGCGGACCGTGGAACGAGGGCGGCGACTGGGTCTTCACGGAGTCTCCGGCCATTCAGGCCGGCGAGCCTGGAGCTGCGTCATCGATCGTGACCGAGAGCTCGCCGCCGGCCGATGAGTCCGGCCTGAGCGATCTGCTCATGGACGAGCTGCGCGACATCCTGCACGCCGAGAAGCAGCTCACCAAGGCGCTGCCGAAGATGGCCGAGGCCGCGCGCTTCGATCAGCTGTGCGAATTGTTCGAGCAGCATCTGATCGAGACCGAGGCGCAGATCGAGCGCATCAACGAATGCTTCGAGCTGCTCGGCAAGACGCCGCGCGCAAAGCCCTGCAAGGGCATGATGGGCCTCATCGAGGAGGGCCAGGAGATCATGACCCAGAGCGAGGACAAGGAGGATGCCGCCGCGGATCTCGCGCTGATCGGCGCCGCGCAGCGCGTCGAGCATTACGAGATGTCGGGCTACACCACCGCGCGCAACCTCGCCCAGCAGCTCCGCCACAGCGCTGTCGTCGCGCTGCTGTCGAAGTCCCTGGCCGAGGAGGAGAACGCCGACCAGCTCCTCAACCAGGTCGCCCGCTCGCTGATGTCCGTCGCCAAGATGCCGGCCGCGATCGAGCAGGGGTGA
- a CDS encoding phytanoyl-CoA dioxygenase family protein, whose product MTLAISPQQRTQFTQAGALHLAAALDAAALRELEAALSGHAPEQAGKRLQGIAALMPFLANHGPVGQAAGAVLGEGARPVRAVYFDKTTAANWAVPWHQDRTVVVRERVEVAGFGPWTIKGGLQHVAPPYEVLARMVTLRVHLDAVPDGNAPLLIAPGSHRLGRIAEAEVPAVVARCGTAVCCADVGDIWLYATPILHASEPSARPGHRRVLQIDFAADELPGGLAWMGV is encoded by the coding sequence ATGACCCTCGCGATCTCTCCCCAGCAACGAACACAATTCACGCAAGCCGGCGCGCTGCACCTCGCCGCGGCGCTCGATGCGGCCGCCCTGCGCGAGCTCGAAGCCGCGCTGAGCGGCCATGCGCCGGAGCAGGCGGGCAAGCGCCTGCAGGGCATCGCGGCGCTGATGCCGTTCCTGGCCAATCACGGCCCGGTCGGCCAAGCGGCCGGCGCTGTTCTCGGCGAGGGTGCGCGGCCGGTGCGTGCGGTCTATTTCGACAAGACCACGGCAGCGAACTGGGCGGTCCCGTGGCATCAGGATCGGACCGTCGTGGTGCGCGAGCGCGTCGAGGTCGCCGGCTTCGGTCCCTGGACCATCAAGGGCGGCCTGCAGCACGTCGCGCCGCCTTATGAGGTCCTCGCGCGCATGGTCACCCTGCGCGTGCATCTCGACGCCGTGCCGGACGGCAACGCGCCGCTGCTGATCGCGCCCGGCTCGCACCGCCTCGGCCGCATCGCGGAAGCCGAGGTGCCCGCTGTCGTCGCGCGCTGCGGCACGGCGGTGTGCTGCGCCGACGTGGGCGACATCTGGCTCTACGCGACGCCGATCCTGCACGCCTCCGAGCCATCAGCGCGGCCCGGCCACCGCCGCGTGCTGCAGATCGACTTCGCCGCCGATGAGCTGCCGGGCGGATTGGCTTGGATGGGGGTGTGA
- a CDS encoding nuclear transport factor 2 family protein, producing MENREVLLEQVRRAYKARDAGLLDDLMAECHPDVVFTLAGDQSASEMVGCMCGHSEVKQAAAKLIDTFQFVRRDILTELVDQDRVAVRSRLTVRSRPTNMTRDTEIMDLFRFQDGKIVELIEFADTALIRTMVS from the coding sequence ATGGAAAATCGCGAAGTACTCCTTGAGCAGGTGAGACGCGCGTACAAGGCGCGCGACGCCGGGTTGCTGGACGACCTGATGGCAGAGTGTCATCCGGATGTCGTGTTCACGCTGGCTGGCGACCAGAGCGCCAGCGAAATGGTGGGGTGCATGTGTGGACACTCCGAGGTCAAACAGGCCGCGGCCAAGCTCATCGATACGTTCCAGTTCGTGCGGCGAGACATCCTGACCGAGCTGGTGGATCAAGACCGCGTCGCCGTGCGGTCCCGGCTCACCGTGCGAAGCCGTCCTACGAACATGACGCGGGACACCGAGATCATGGATCTCTTCCGATTCCAGGACGGGAAGATCGTCGAACTGATCGAGTTTGCCGACACCGCGCTCATCAGGACCATGGTGTCGTAG